Proteins encoded by one window of Triplophysa rosa linkage group LG19, Trosa_1v2, whole genome shotgun sequence:
- the atg4a gene encoding cysteine protease ATG4A produces the protein MEAVLATYENQINVLSEFLEDFPDTDEPVWILGACYNIKTMKAELLSDVRSRLWFTYRKKFSPIGGTGPSSDAGWGCMLRCGQMILAQALLCRHLGRDWRWDPEKHQPKEYHRILHCFLDKKDSCYSIHQMAQMGVGEGKSVGEWYGPNTVAQVLKKLALFDDWNPLAVYVSMDNTVVLEDIKKQCLQPGLESRPRAGPCGRSEVSVSGQSCSEGQGRHQSQGPLDWRPLLLVIPLRMGINNINPVYIQALKECFKMPQSCGVLGGKPNLAYYFIGVIDDELIYLDPHTTQQAVESESGIAVDDQSYHCQRTPHRMKITSLDPSVALGFFFGSEEDFDSWCNLVQQELLKKNNLRMFELVEKHPSHWPPFVPPTKPEVQTTGAEFIESPDKLFESEDEFEILNV, from the exons TGAAAGCAGAGCTGCTCTCAGATGTGCGATCAAGACTGTGGTTTACATACAGAAAAAAGTTTTCTCCAATAG GAGGAACAGGCCCTTCATCAGATGCAGGATGGGGCTGCATGCTACGTTGTGGACAGATGATTCTTGCACAGGCTTTGCTCTGCAGGCACCTTGGACGAG ACTGGCGATGGGATCCAGAGAAACATCAGCCCAAAGAGTACCACCGTATCTTGCACTGCTTTCTTGACAAGAAGGATAGTTGCTACTCCATCCACCAGATGG CCCAGATGGGTGTTGGAGAGGGCAAGTCTGTTGGAGAATGGTATGGTCCAAATACAGTGGCACAAGTGCTCAA GAAACTTGCTTTGTTTGACGATTGGAATCCTTTGGCTGTGTATGTGTCAATGGACAACACGGTTGTTCTTGAGGACATCa AGAAACAGTGTCTTCAGCCAGGCCTAGAAAGCAGACCCAGGGCTGGTCCCTGCGGCCGGAGTGAGGTTTCTGTGTCAGGCCAGAGCTGTTCAGAGGGCCAGGGACGCCATCAATCACAAGGGCCCTTGGACTGGAGGCCCCTGCTGCTGGTGATTCCTCTTCGGATGGGCATTAACAACATCAACCCTGTTTATATTCAGGCCCTCAAA GAGTGTTTTAAAATGCCTCAGTCATGTGGCGTTTTGGGAGGAAAGCCCAATCTGGCCTATTATTTTATTGGAGTTATTG ATGATGAGTTGATCTATCTGGACCCTCACACCACCCAGCAGGCCGTGGAGTCTGAATCAGGCATTGCCGTGGATGATCAGAGCTATCACTGTCAGAGGACTCCACACCGCATGAAAATCACTAGTCTGGACCCTTCTGTTGCACTG GGGTTTTTCTTTGGGAGTGAGGAGGACTTTGACAGCTGGTGTAACCTGGTTCAGCAG GAGCTCCTCAAGAAGAATAACTTGCGGATGTTTGAGCTGGTAGAGAAACATCCATCTCACTGGCCTCCGTTTGTTCCCCCCACCAAACCAGAGGTGCAGACCACAGGAGCAG AGTTCATTGAGTCTCCAGACAAGCTTTTTGAGTCAGAGGACGAGTTTGAAATCCTCAACGTGTGA